From one Formosa sediminum genomic stretch:
- a CDS encoding tetratricopeptide repeat protein — MNCRLLGFIIFTLCFSHIIFSQNKFDEAQAYFESEKYDSVILILKPMSESTVHSTPELTELLGDAYSHTKAWDSAITQYDILVNLYPEVANYHYKYGGALAMKALTVNKLMAVPLILEAKSECIQAAELDSNHIETRWALVKIYMELPGLLGGSTSKAITYANQLESLSKVDGYLAKGYLYDKANDFKQAEQFYKQAVDIGGSKTCYMTLAEFYLNRDQKDKAITVLRTGYVRLRAEELQQKLDEITP; from the coding sequence ATGAATTGTCGTCTTTTAGGTTTTATAATCTTCACACTGTGTTTTTCGCATATTATATTTTCACAAAATAAATTTGATGAAGCACAAGCGTATTTTGAGTCTGAAAAATACGATTCGGTGATTTTAATATTAAAACCGATGTCAGAATCTACCGTACATAGCACACCGGAATTAACAGAATTATTAGGCGATGCTTATAGTCATACTAAAGCTTGGGATTCTGCAATTACGCAATATGATATTTTAGTTAATTTATATCCCGAAGTGGCCAATTACCATTACAAATATGGCGGCGCTTTAGCTATGAAAGCATTAACTGTAAATAAACTTATGGCCGTTCCGTTGATTCTAGAGGCGAAATCAGAATGTATTCAAGCCGCAGAATTAGACTCCAATCATATTGAAACGCGTTGGGCTTTAGTGAAAATTTATATGGAATTACCCGGCCTTCTTGGCGGAAGTACATCTAAAGCCATTACCTATGCTAACCAATTAGAATCACTGTCGAAGGTAGATGGATATTTAGCAAAAGGTTACCTATACGACAAAGCAAACGATTTTAAACAAGCAGAACAGTTTTATAAACAAGCAGTAGACATTGGTGGTTCGAAAACCTGTTATATGACTCTTGCCGAATTTTATTTAAATCGAGACCAGAAAGATAAAGCCATTACCGTTTTAAGAACAGGATATGTCCGTTTAAGAGCCGAAGAACTTCAGCAAAAATTAGATGAGATTACCCCATAA
- a CDS encoding alpha-2-macroglobulin family protein yields MNTLKYLIFSIVFTQTALAQQPNFENLWSEVETLELAQLPKSALEKVENIDKLAIKYNNQPQHIKSMMYKSKFALVLEEDAQLSIIKHFKAEILKSQAPTKNILESILANLYWDYFKQNRYKFYNRTKTEEKVDETDFRTWDLNTLFETIQLHFQNSLTHETVLKQTPIDAFSDILLEQKDSKQYRPTLYDLLSHEALKFYKSTERSITKPAYKFTLEDTKLLNTATEFSNLKLESKDSTSLEFQALKIYQNLIQFHSNTKNTEALVTVDIERLLFVKDKAVFKDSEELLIKALQRSSKIYNNTLASAYYDLELAKIYKSQGNTYTPESTANVRWKLKDAMTLCNTIISKFPDNKIAEHCKLLKAEIMQPSVAIKHELIVPTSTKSRILITYKNINQLDFKAVKITHNQLNIFEGFYNQKDKDSFASTLKFNKTWNSNLRNENDYQEHDTEIIAPEFDNGIYLIAATDTKTKTAGYSTLQVSNIATVQKENPKQIIFQAINRTTGEPFVKSKITINYTYNNNRKRTETKYTDTFGNIQIPKTTRRDYVRFNLIFNTGDETAHFDGFHLNHAYARNQDTNKKTYNSFLFTDRSIYRPGQTIYFKGIAMQSKNGKHEVLKNEDVYVVLYNANDDDVEELTLTTNEFGSVQGEFILPSTGLNGQFYLEMDSESSNKDMESSVYFSVEDYKRPTFEAHFNPVTETYAVNDSITVNGEALAFTGSKITNATVVYRVNRMVDFPYWYYRTHPHFYNESQEIIHSETQTNDSGQFKINFKAIPDLGFDKASLPIFRYHITADITDINGETRSTSTTISVGYHSIVAKLQIENKLDKKAKTNQISILTTNLNGQSTPITGTLKIYKLQAPSHVLRERPWAAPEYQDIDKNTFNKLFPHDAYSNEDNPNNWKKGNLVLKETVNTANGESIQLHKIKRWESGKYTAYFESKDEHNYPIKDEITFEVFGEDDETISDHGLFQINIDKLTYNPGDVVQLTLASAAKHLVVTLEIEKDYKVYARHIVHLNQNKKTIKIPVLETDLGGFAIHYSYAAFNSFKSGSMIIKVPYPKTDLQIKTNTFRNKIQPGAPETWSFNISGPQGEKVTSEVLASMYDASLDAFRGHDWSMNATYKPMYYSYNNWRGNAAFGTQYSRLYFNKTNLYVSPQYFDTLDSFGFSFNGNEWTNREYLNRIQLKKISKYSDSIPKGQIRGTILDSDGLPLPGVNAIIKGSNTGTQTDFDGEFTLEASPDDTIILSYIGYTTTEFTVDNKNKFIIKMVESSESLDEVVVVGYGTQLKKSLTGSVSDVEIVSNETEIDETVIEDMEVPFSIRGIGSISDTNQPLYIIDGVVSETNTINKADILNLEVLKGAEATALYGNKAANGVVIITTKNGSKFNDVKIRKNLKETAFFFPQLQTNSEGDISFSFTSPEALTQWKLQLLAHSASMNSAVKTLTTVTQKELMVQPNTPRFLRHGDAITISTKISNLSDTVLNGEAVLQLFDAVTNAPIDINLENTNALKSFSVDTNNNTQVSWTLKIPETIDAVLYKIVAKAGNFSDGEQNVLPVLSNRMLVTETLSMWVNSNESRTFQLDKLKHNTSKTLKHHKLTLEITSNPAWYAIQALPYIIEYPFDCNEQIFSRFYGNTLASHIINSNPRIQEVFNLWKSKDALISNLEKNDELKSILIEETPWLRDAQSETEQKKRIGLLFDMNTMSAKMQATLQKLENNQLGSGAWPWFAGGRENRFITQHILTGFGHLLHLGVDTKDSKNMLSKALKYTDKAFIESYKDIAKYNDTPDYDAYHLNNIQLHYLYMRSFYSENKPSEELQNIIDYYGTQIKTYWTKGSLYNKGLMALIAQRSGDEKTATAIIKSLKENTITNDELGMYWKANTASWYWYESPIETQALLIEAFSEIEKDTKTIDNLTKWLLKNKQTNRWSTTKSTTDAIYAILLKGSDWLSVTESVDITIGEQSIPENKLKDTKVEAGTGYFKTTWTADEITPELAKVTLTKKDKGMAWGSLYWQYFEDLNAITSAETPLQLTKKLFTKSNTDTGEILTEVKPETTLKVGDLIRVRITLRTDRDMDFLHMKDMRASGLEPVDVISKFKWQDGLGYYQSTKDAATHFFFDSVNKGVYVFEYDLRVNNAGTMSNGITTIQSMYAPEFSSHSEGVRILVK; encoded by the coding sequence ATGAACACTCTAAAGTACTTAATTTTTAGTATCGTTTTTACACAAACAGCACTTGCCCAACAACCCAATTTCGAGAATTTATGGTCTGAAGTCGAAACGTTAGAGCTTGCACAATTACCGAAATCTGCTTTAGAAAAGGTTGAAAACATTGATAAACTTGCAATCAAATACAACAATCAACCTCAGCATATTAAGTCGATGATGTATAAGAGTAAATTCGCTTTGGTACTCGAAGAAGATGCGCAACTTAGTATTATAAAGCATTTTAAAGCTGAAATTTTGAAAAGCCAAGCGCCCACAAAAAATATTTTAGAAAGCATTTTGGCCAATTTATATTGGGATTACTTTAAGCAGAACCGTTATAAGTTTTACAATCGCACAAAAACTGAAGAAAAAGTAGATGAAACCGATTTTAGAACTTGGGATTTAAATACCCTTTTTGAAACCATTCAGTTACATTTTCAAAATAGTCTAACACATGAAACAGTCTTAAAACAAACACCAATAGATGCCTTTTCAGATATTTTATTGGAACAAAAAGATTCAAAACAGTACCGACCAACACTTTATGACTTATTAAGTCATGAAGCTTTAAAATTTTATAAAAGCACCGAACGGAGTATTACAAAACCTGCATATAAATTTACACTAGAAGACACCAAGTTATTAAATACAGCTACTGAATTTTCGAACTTAAAATTAGAGAGCAAAGACTCTACGTCTTTAGAATTTCAAGCGTTAAAAATCTATCAGAATCTCATTCAGTTTCATTCAAATACTAAAAACACTGAGGCTTTAGTAACTGTAGATATTGAACGTTTATTGTTTGTTAAAGACAAAGCCGTTTTTAAAGATTCAGAAGAACTATTAATAAAAGCATTACAAAGGTCGAGTAAAATATACAACAACACCTTAGCGAGTGCCTATTACGATTTGGAACTTGCCAAAATTTATAAAAGTCAAGGAAACACTTACACCCCAGAATCTACTGCCAATGTAAGATGGAAATTAAAGGACGCCATGACGTTATGCAATACTATAATATCTAAATTCCCTGACAATAAAATAGCTGAACATTGTAAACTTTTAAAAGCAGAAATAATGCAACCTAGCGTTGCTATTAAACATGAATTAATCGTTCCTACATCCACAAAATCTAGAATTTTAATCACCTATAAAAACATAAATCAATTAGACTTTAAAGCTGTAAAAATCACTCACAATCAGCTCAATATTTTTGAAGGTTTTTATAACCAAAAAGATAAAGATAGTTTTGCTAGCACTTTAAAATTCAACAAAACATGGAACTCCAATTTAAGAAATGAAAACGATTACCAAGAACATGATACTGAAATTATTGCACCAGAATTTGATAATGGTATCTATTTAATTGCAGCAACAGACACAAAAACAAAAACCGCTGGATATTCAACTTTACAGGTTTCTAATATTGCTACTGTACAAAAGGAAAACCCTAAACAAATTATTTTTCAAGCTATTAATAGAACTACAGGCGAACCATTTGTAAAATCTAAAATCACAATTAATTATACCTACAATAACAACAGAAAAAGAACAGAGACCAAGTATACAGATACCTTTGGAAACATACAGATTCCTAAAACCACAAGACGAGATTATGTACGTTTTAATTTAATCTTTAACACTGGAGATGAAACTGCACACTTTGATGGATTTCATTTAAATCACGCTTACGCACGTAATCAAGATACTAATAAAAAAACCTATAACTCATTTCTTTTTACAGACCGAAGCATTTATAGACCTGGACAAACCATCTATTTTAAAGGAATTGCAATGCAGTCAAAAAATGGTAAACACGAGGTTTTAAAAAATGAAGACGTTTATGTAGTCTTATATAATGCAAACGATGATGACGTCGAAGAACTGACTTTGACAACAAATGAATTTGGTTCGGTGCAAGGTGAATTTATCTTACCAAGTACTGGATTAAACGGACAGTTTTATCTAGAAATGGATTCTGAGTCTAGCAATAAAGACATGGAATCTAGCGTGTATTTCTCTGTAGAAGATTACAAACGCCCCACATTTGAAGCCCATTTTAATCCCGTAACAGAAACCTATGCTGTAAACGATTCTATTACAGTTAATGGCGAAGCACTTGCTTTTACTGGAAGTAAAATTACAAATGCAACCGTCGTGTACCGCGTTAATAGAATGGTAGATTTCCCCTATTGGTACTACAGAACACATCCCCATTTTTATAACGAATCTCAAGAAATTATACACAGTGAAACGCAAACAAACGATTCTGGACAATTTAAAATAAATTTTAAAGCTATTCCAGACCTCGGTTTCGATAAAGCATCTCTACCAATATTTAGGTATCACATCACTGCAGACATCACAGATATAAATGGCGAAACACGATCTACATCAACCACTATTTCGGTTGGTTACCACAGTATTGTCGCAAAATTACAGATTGAAAATAAATTAGATAAAAAAGCAAAAACCAATCAAATTAGCATACTTACAACTAATTTAAACGGCCAATCTACACCAATTACAGGAACTTTAAAAATTTATAAATTACAAGCACCTAGTCACGTTTTAAGAGAACGGCCTTGGGCGGCACCAGAGTATCAAGACATTGATAAAAATACGTTTAACAAGCTTTTTCCTCACGATGCATATTCTAATGAAGACAACCCTAATAACTGGAAAAAAGGAAACCTTGTATTAAAAGAAACCGTTAATACGGCAAACGGAGAATCGATTCAGTTACACAAAATAAAACGATGGGAATCTGGAAAATACACTGCTTATTTTGAAAGTAAAGACGAACATAATTATCCTATAAAAGACGAAATTACGTTTGAAGTATTCGGCGAAGATGACGAAACGATATCAGATCACGGCTTATTTCAAATTAATATAGACAAGCTTACTTACAACCCAGGTGATGTTGTACAACTAACATTGGCTTCTGCAGCAAAACATTTAGTTGTCACTTTAGAAATAGAAAAAGACTATAAAGTATATGCGAGACATATTGTCCATTTAAATCAGAACAAAAAAACCATTAAAATTCCAGTATTAGAAACAGATTTAGGCGGATTTGCCATTCATTATAGCTATGCTGCCTTTAACAGTTTTAAATCTGGATCCATGATTATAAAGGTACCTTATCCTAAAACTGACTTACAGATTAAGACCAACACATTTAGAAATAAGATACAACCTGGAGCTCCAGAAACTTGGAGTTTCAATATTTCAGGACCTCAAGGCGAAAAAGTAACTTCAGAAGTTTTAGCAAGTATGTATGATGCCTCTTTAGACGCTTTTAGAGGACATGATTGGAGCATGAATGCAACCTATAAACCTATGTATTATTCATATAATAATTGGAGGGGAAACGCTGCTTTTGGAACCCAATATTCGCGTTTATACTTTAACAAAACGAACCTTTATGTTAGTCCACAATATTTCGATACTCTTGATTCATTTGGTTTTAGTTTTAATGGAAATGAGTGGACCAATCGAGAATATTTAAATCGCATACAACTAAAGAAAATATCTAAATACAGCGATTCAATTCCAAAAGGACAAATTAGAGGAACCATTTTAGATAGCGATGGTTTACCGCTTCCTGGAGTAAACGCCATCATAAAAGGGAGTAATACAGGTACCCAAACAGATTTTGATGGTGAATTCACCCTTGAAGCTAGTCCCGACGATACCATTATATTAAGTTATATCGGCTACACCACTACAGAATTTACTGTAGATAATAAAAATAAATTTATTATTAAAATGGTTGAAAGCAGCGAATCTTTAGATGAAGTTGTGGTTGTCGGTTATGGGACACAGCTCAAGAAAAGTTTAACTGGATCTGTCTCTGATGTAGAAATTGTGTCCAATGAAACGGAAATTGATGAAACTGTAATAGAAGATATGGAAGTACCATTTTCTATTCGTGGAATAGGCTCTATTTCAGATACAAATCAGCCACTATATATAATTGATGGCGTTGTTTCTGAAACTAATACTATCAATAAAGCAGACATTTTAAACCTTGAGGTCTTAAAAGGCGCTGAAGCAACTGCACTTTATGGCAATAAAGCAGCAAATGGCGTCGTTATTATTACAACCAAAAACGGGTCTAAATTTAACGACGTAAAAATTAGAAAAAACCTAAAAGAAACGGCGTTCTTCTTTCCGCAACTCCAAACCAATAGTGAAGGTGATATCAGTTTTAGTTTTACTTCACCAGAAGCTTTAACGCAATGGAAATTGCAACTATTGGCGCATTCTGCGAGTATGAATAGTGCTGTAAAAACCTTAACAACGGTGACACAAAAAGAACTTATGGTTCAGCCTAACACGCCACGCTTTTTACGTCATGGTGATGCTATTACCATAAGCACAAAAATCTCAAATTTATCTGACACTGTTTTAAATGGAGAGGCCGTTTTACAGCTTTTCGATGCAGTTACCAATGCACCGATAGATATCAATTTAGAAAACACAAATGCTTTAAAATCTTTTAGTGTAGACACCAACAACAATACTCAAGTCTCTTGGACACTTAAAATTCCAGAAACTATCGATGCTGTATTATATAAAATTGTCGCCAAAGCAGGAAACTTTAGCGATGGTGAGCAAAATGTTTTACCTGTGTTATCTAACCGTATGTTAGTTACCGAAACTTTATCAATGTGGGTAAACAGTAATGAATCGCGCACCTTCCAACTCGATAAATTAAAACACAACACCTCTAAAACATTAAAACATCATAAACTAACATTAGAAATTACGTCTAATCCGGCTTGGTATGCCATTCAAGCCTTACCATATATTATTGAATATCCGTTTGACTGTAACGAGCAAATATTTTCTCGTTTTTATGGGAATACCTTAGCAAGTCACATCATAAATTCTAATCCGAGAATTCAAGAAGTATTCAATCTTTGGAAATCGAAAGATGCACTAATAAGTAATCTTGAAAAGAACGACGAGTTAAAATCTATTTTAATAGAAGAAACCCCTTGGTTACGGGATGCCCAAAGTGAAACGGAGCAAAAGAAACGTATCGGTTTATTATTCGACATGAATACCATGAGTGCTAAAATGCAAGCTACACTTCAAAAACTAGAAAATAATCAATTAGGTTCTGGTGCTTGGCCTTGGTTTGCTGGCGGACGCGAAAACAGATTCATCACCCAACATATACTTACCGGTTTCGGACATTTACTACATTTAGGTGTAGATACTAAAGATTCAAAAAACATGCTATCTAAGGCTCTTAAATATACCGATAAAGCATTTATAGAATCTTACAAAGACATTGCAAAATATAACGACACTCCTGACTATGATGCCTATCATTTAAATAACATCCAGCTGCATTATTTATATATGAGAAGTTTTTATTCTGAAAACAAACCGTCTGAAGAACTTCAAAACATTATCGATTATTATGGCACTCAAATTAAAACATATTGGACAAAAGGTTCGTTATACAATAAAGGATTAATGGCCTTAATTGCACAGCGCTCAGGAGATGAAAAAACAGCCACTGCCATTATAAAATCGTTAAAAGAAAACACTATCACTAATGATGAATTGGGCATGTATTGGAAAGCCAATACAGCATCGTGGTATTGGTACGAATCACCTATTGAAACCCAAGCCTTATTAATTGAAGCCTTTTCTGAAATTGAAAAGGACACAAAAACCATCGATAATTTAACCAAATGGTTATTGAAAAACAAACAGACCAACCGTTGGTCTACCACAAAATCTACCACAGATGCGATATACGCTATTTTATTAAAAGGTAGCGACTGGTTATCGGTTACAGAATCTGTAGATATTACTATTGGCGAACAATCTATTCCAGAAAATAAATTAAAAGACACTAAAGTTGAAGCTGGTACAGGCTACTTTAAAACCACTTGGACGGCCGATGAGATTACACCAGAATTGGCAAAAGTTACTTTAACTAAAAAAGACAAGGGCATGGCTTGGGGAAGTTTGTATTGGCAATATTTTGAAGATTTAAATGCGATAACCTCAGCAGAAACCCCGTTACAATTAACCAAAAAGTTATTTACAAAATCGAATACAGATACTGGCGAAATCTTAACCGAGGTGAAACCAGAAACCACATTAAAAGTGGGTGATTTAATTCGGGTACGCATCACTTTAAGAACAGACCGCGATATGGACTTTCTGCATATGAAAGATATGAGAGCCTCCGGTTTAGAGCCAGTAGACGTCATTTCTAAATTCAAATGGCAAGATGGTTTAGGCTATTACCAAAGCACTAAAGATGCCGCAACACATTTCTTTTTCGATAGCGTAAATAAAGGTGTGTATGTCTTTGAATACGATTTACGTGTTAATAACGCCGGAACAATGAGTAACGGTATTACAACCATACAGAGTATGTATGCTCCTGAATTTAGTAGTCATAGTGAAGGGGTTCGCATTTTGGTGAAGTAG
- a CDS encoding UDP-N-acetylmuramate--L-alanine ligase: protein MNVHFIAIGGSAMHNLALALHNKGYQVTGSDDEIFEPSKSRLQAKGLLPEAFGWFPEKITTDLDAVVLGMHAKADNPELLKAQDLGLKIYSYPEFLYEQSKNKTRVVIGGSHGKTTITSMILHVMHYHDRDVDYMVGAQLDGFDVMVKLTDDNDFIVLEGDEYLSSPIDRRPKFHLYKPNIALLSGIAWDHINVFPTYENYEAQFKIFVDSIVNGGSITYNEEDEAVKRVVEASENPIRKLPYHTPEFTVEDGETLLETEEGPLPIEVFGAHNLNNLAGAKWICQHMGVDEDDFYEAIATFKGASKRLEKIAEGKTSVAYKDFAHSPSKVAATTKAVKAQFENRKLIACLELHTYSSLNAEFLKHYKGSLDAADKAVVFYSPHAVEIKKLEAVTKAQIASAFERDDLIIYTNPDSFKQFLFAQNLENSALLLMSSGNYGGLNFDDVKSLVK from the coding sequence ATGAATGTACATTTTATAGCTATTGGCGGAAGTGCAATGCACAATTTAGCCTTGGCTTTACATAACAAAGGATATCAAGTTACAGGTAGTGACGATGAAATTTTCGAACCTTCAAAATCAAGATTGCAAGCAAAAGGATTATTACCAGAAGCTTTTGGCTGGTTTCCAGAAAAAATTACTACAGATTTAGATGCTGTAGTTTTAGGCATGCATGCAAAAGCTGATAATCCGGAGTTGCTAAAAGCTCAAGATTTGGGACTTAAAATATACAGTTATCCTGAATTTTTATATGAGCAATCTAAAAACAAAACGCGTGTAGTAATTGGCGGAAGTCATGGAAAAACAACCATTACTTCGATGATTTTACATGTTATGCATTACCACGATAGAGATGTAGATTATATGGTGGGTGCACAATTAGACGGTTTTGATGTTATGGTAAAGCTTACAGACGACAACGACTTTATAGTGTTAGAAGGCGATGAGTATTTAAGTTCGCCAATAGATAGACGACCTAAATTTCATTTATATAAACCAAATATTGCCTTGTTAAGCGGTATTGCTTGGGACCATATTAATGTGTTTCCAACGTATGAAAATTATGAAGCGCAATTTAAAATTTTTGTAGATAGTATTGTTAACGGTGGAAGTATAACATATAATGAAGAAGACGAAGCTGTAAAACGTGTTGTTGAAGCTTCAGAAAATCCGATTAGAAAATTACCTTATCATACGCCTGAGTTTACGGTTGAAGATGGAGAAACACTTTTAGAAACTGAAGAAGGTCCGCTGCCAATTGAAGTATTTGGAGCCCATAATTTAAATAATTTAGCAGGAGCAAAGTGGATTTGTCAACATATGGGTGTAGATGAAGATGATTTCTACGAAGCTATTGCTACGTTTAAAGGCGCAAGTAAGCGTTTAGAGAAAATAGCCGAAGGAAAAACAAGTGTAGCCTACAAGGATTTTGCACATTCGCCAAGTAAAGTAGCAGCGACAACCAAAGCGGTAAAAGCACAGTTTGAAAATAGAAAATTAATAGCGTGCTTAGAATTACATACATATAGCAGTTTAAACGCAGAATTTTTAAAACATTATAAAGGTAGTTTAGATGCTGCAGATAAAGCGGTGGTGTTTTATTCGCCACATGCTGTCGAAATTAAAAAACTAGAAGCTGTAACTAAAGCACAAATTGCTTCGGCTTTCGAGCGAGACGATTTAATAATTTATACCAATCCAGATTCCTTTAAACAGTTTCTGTTTGCGCAAAATTTAGAAAACTCTGCCTTATTATTAATGAGTTCAGGAAATTATGGCGGATTGAATTTTGACGATGTGAAGTCTCTGGTTAAATAG
- the obgE gene encoding GTPase ObgE, which yields MTEGNFVDYVKIHLTSGNGGKGSTHLHREKYVAKGGPDGGDGGRGGHVIIRGNDNLWTLFHLKFKRHLRAGHGEHGSSGRSTGADGEDVYLDVPLGTVIRDTETNEVIFEITYNGEERIICEGGMGGRGNWHFKSATNQTPRYAQPGTPLEEKHVTLELKLLADVGLVGFPNAGKSTLLSVITSAKPKIADYEFTTLKPNLGIVEYRDFQTFVMADIPGIIEGAAEGKGLGYYFLRHIERNSTLLFLIPADAEDITKQYEILLDELRRYNPEMLDKDRLIAISKCDMLDDELQAELKVELDEKLGVDYMFISAVAQQGITELKDKLWKMLNV from the coding sequence ATGACTGAAGGAAATTTTGTAGACTACGTAAAAATTCATTTAACATCTGGAAATGGTGGTAAGGGATCTACGCATTTACATCGCGAAAAGTATGTCGCAAAAGGAGGTCCCGATGGGGGAGATGGTGGTCGTGGAGGTCATGTTATTATAAGAGGTAACGACAATTTATGGACCCTTTTTCATTTAAAATTTAAACGTCATTTAAGAGCTGGACATGGCGAGCACGGAAGTAGTGGTCGTAGTACAGGAGCAGATGGCGAAGATGTGTATTTAGATGTACCATTAGGAACCGTAATTAGAGATACCGAAACTAATGAGGTGATTTTTGAAATTACTTATAATGGCGAAGAACGTATTATTTGTGAAGGCGGAATGGGAGGCCGTGGTAACTGGCATTTTAAGAGTGCAACAAATCAGACGCCACGTTATGCACAACCAGGAACACCATTAGAAGAGAAACACGTCACGTTAGAGTTAAAACTACTTGCCGATGTTGGTTTAGTAGGATTTCCTAATGCAGGAAAATCAACACTATTATCTGTAATCACTTCTGCAAAGCCTAAAATTGCAGATTACGAGTTTACCACCTTAAAACCTAATTTAGGGATTGTAGAATATCGCGACTTTCAGACGTTTGTAATGGCAGATATTCCTGGAATTATTGAAGGTGCAGCCGAAGGAAAAGGACTTGGATATTATTTCTTAAGACATATTGAGAGAAACTCGACCTTATTGTTTTTAATTCCTGCAGATGCAGAAGATATTACTAAACAATATGAGATTTTGTTAGATGAGCTTAGACGTTACAATCCAGAAATGTTAGATAAAGACCGTTTAATAGCAATTTCTAAATGTGATATGTTAGATGACGAGTTACAAGCCGAATTAAAAGTAGAACTTGACGAAAAATTAGGTGTCGATTATATGTTTATTTCAGCAGTAGCCCAGCAAGGTATTACAGAATTAAAAGATAAACTTTGGAAGATGTTAAATGTTTAA